A genomic stretch from Hoplias malabaricus isolate fHopMal1 chromosome 4, fHopMal1.hap1, whole genome shotgun sequence includes:
- the sigirr gene encoding single Ig IL-1-related receptor codes for MRQSQMFLYLCLWSHILVVFGEPVCSQTPQFKPDVNQREVWGTLGTSVELNCTALIVYNKNESNCEPTLLWRKDGQPLTNLSDYSLNTSHWLVADGQVVSSALFVNLKEQVNFGLYSCEIWNGTVTYNLQETNFPSHTGAVVASVVLLLFLVLATLIYTKCHLNFKLWYKSKYGDYEINDGKMYDAYISYINSENDRKFVNFILKPHLENKYGHKLLLNETNILPAVEPSAELLMDSSRCRRLIVVLSQPYLEQEWCTTNFRQGMFHLLELSRKPIFIIFKSQQKHLSLDIIQQLREQQARITTLVWGPHSMTPSSGFWKELALAMPRKVVFRTKLTGDPQTLLQNDKDPMLTLQPDYLDCRLDPDPAGDLGLHLPVYKVLPSKAPVLPPVPDPAAEAREAEIDVSDLGSRNYAARTDFYCLVTEDDM; via the exons ATGAGGCAGAGTCAGATGTTTCTGTACCTGTGTTTGTGGAGCCACATTTTGGTCGTGTTCGGAG AGCCTGTTTGTAGCCAAACGCCTCAGTTTAAGCCTGATGTGAATCAGAGGGAGGTGTGGGGTACCCTGGGCACCAGTGTTGAGTTAAATTGCACGGCTCTGATTGTCTACAATAAGAATGAATCCAACTGTGAaccaactctgctgtggagaaaaGATGGACAACCTCTGACCAACCTCAGTGATTACAGCCTGAACACTTCCCACTG GCTTGTTGCTGATGGCCAAGTTGTGAGCAGTGCTCTGTTTGTAAACTTAAAGGAACAAGTTAATTTTGGTCTGTACTCTTGTGAAATATGGAATGGAACAGTGACATACAACCTTCAGGAGACCA ATTTCCCAAGTCACACAGGGGCAGTGGTTGCGTCAGTGGTTTTGCTGCTTTTTTTGGTCTTAGCCACTTTAATCTACACCAAGTGCCACCTCAATTTCAAACTTTGGTATAAAAGCAAATATGGTGACTATGAAATCAATG ATGGCAAAATGTATGATGCCTACATCTCATACATAAACAGTGAGAACGATCGAAAGTTTGTCAATTTCATCTTGAAACCTCACCTGGAGAATAAGTACGGACACAAGTTACTCCTCAATGAAACAAACATTCTCCCTGCAGTCG AGCCATCTGCAGAGCTGCTGATGGACAGTAGTCGGTGTCGGAGGCTCATTGTGGTACTGTCACAGCCGTACTTGGAGCAAGAATGGTGCACCACCAATTTCAG ACAGGGGATGTTTCATTTGCTGGAGCTCTCTCGAAAGcccatcttcatcatcttcaagTCTCAGCAGAAGCATTTGAGTCTGGATATTATCCAGCAACTGAGAGAGCAGCAGGCACGCATTACCACTCTGGTATGGGGACCACACTCTATG acTCCATCGTCTGGGTTTTGGAAGGAGTTGGCCTTGGCAATGCCACGTAAAGTAGTGTTTCGCACAAAGTTAACTGGAGACCCCCAGACTCTGCTGCAAAATGATAAAGACCCCATGCTCACCCTGCAGCCGGATTACCTGGACTGTAGGCTAGACCCTGACCCTGCTGGAGACCTAG GCTTGCATTTGCCTGTCTACAAGGTGCTGCCTTCTAAAGCTCCAGTACTCCCTCCAGTCCCTGATCCAGCAGCTGAAGCCAGAGAGGCAGAGATAGATGTGTCTGATCTGGGCTCCAGGAATTACGCTGCCCGAACTGATTTTTACTGTCTGGTTACTGAGGATGATATGTAA